Below is a window of Mycobacterium sp. 050128 DNA.
GCCGTGACCTGGTCCGTCCGGGCTTCCAGCGCGTCGACCAGCCAGCTCCACGCCACTTCGGGCAGCAGCGGATCGACGGCCTCACTGGAGTCCAGGTCTGCCTGAATGTAGGCGACCAGGCGGGTGGTGCCGTCCCAGGCGTCGGCGCCGTCCGGGTCGTAGAGCAGGATCAGTCGGCCGAACGCGTCGCCCTCCGACCGCTCGGGCACGATCTCGAGGTCGGGGTGCTTCACCTCGGCCCCCAGCGCGTAGCTGAAGGGCGCCAGGCGCTGCGGCGGCCGGATCGGCCCCAGCTCGATCTCCGGCCGGGTGTTGACGGCGTTCATGGCCGCCACCGCCTCGCGGAACGGGCCTGGTTCGACTGAGGTCACTGGCGCAACTCCTGTCTCCCGCAAGCGGGCGGTACCCCCACATCGCTCCCGCTCCGCATCGTCGTATGCGCGGGTCACAGCGTTCGACGCTAGACCCATCGCCCGACACGCCGCGACAGGCGCGCCGATTTCCAAACCCGTCGCGATCAAGCTGTTACCAGGTTGTGTCACGTCGTCTTCATTCGCTGTTTAGCCTGCTCAGGGGCTATTCAGCCGTTGAATCGGGCCGGGCGCTTTTCGCGATGCGCCGCCAGCCCTTCCTGCACGTCGGGGCCGCTGAAACTCAAGAACTCCAGGCCGAGTGACGTCTCGAAGGCGGGGGCGAACATGCGATACCAGTAGTTGAGGCTGTGTTTGGTCCACCGGATCGCGTTTTGGGCTCCTTGCGCCAGATCATTGGCGATGCCGACCGCTCGCGAGAGCACGTCGTCGTCGTCGACACACAGGGATACCAGGCCGATCCGCTCGGCTTCCTCGCCCAGCAGGGTGTCGCAGGTGAGCAGGTAGTACTTGGCCTTGGCCATGCCGACCAGCAGTGGCCAGCAGATCGCCGCGTGGTCGCCCGCGGCCACTCCGAGCTTGGTGTGCCCGTCGATGATCTTGGCGGTCCGCCCGGCCACCGAGATGTCGGAGAGCAGCGCCACCACCAGGCCGGCGCCGACGGCGGGTCCCCGGATCGCCGAAACCATCGGCTTGTCGAAGTTGACGATGTTGAGCACCAGATCGCGGGCCTCGCGCATGATGCGCAGCCGGCCCTCGTAGTCGCCGATGGTCTCGCTGATCAGGTCGAAACTGCCGCCGGACGAAAACGCCTTGCCCTCACCGCGGATCAGGACGGCCCGTACGGCGGGGTCGCGATTGATGGCCGGCCAGACGTCGGCGAGATCGCGGTGCATCTGCGGCCCGACCGAATTCAGCCCGGGGGCGTCGAGAACCACCGTGAGGACGCCGTTCTCGCCGTGTTCGAAGCGCAGGCTGGGGAATTCGTCGTAGTTGACGGAGATCGGTGCGACTGACACTGGGTTGATGTTACGCAGCGTGGCCAGGTGCTCCAGGGGCCGTCGCCGGGCCCCCGTGGCAGCATTGAGGTCGATGAGTACGCGTCGCGACCTTCCCGAGTCGCCCTACCTGGCTGCCGTCACCGGCCGCAAACCCGGCCGGGTGCCGGTGTGGTTCATGCGGCAGGCCGGGCGTTCGCTGCCCGAATATCGCGCCCTGCGTCAACAACACAGCATGCTGGCGGCGTGTTTCGAGCCCGAGGTGGTCTGCGAGATCACCCTGCAGCCGATTCGGCGCCATGACGTCGACGCCGCGATCCTGTTCTCCGACATCGTGGTTCCGCTGCGCGCCGCGGGCATCGACTTGGACATCGTCCCCGACGTCGGACCGGTGATCGCACACCCGATCCGCACCGACGCCGATATTGAGGCGATGAAACCGCTTGAGCCGCAAGCGATTCAGCCGGTCTGCCGGGCGGTTTCGCTGCTTGTCGACGCGCTGGGCGCGGTGCCGCTGATCGGTTTCGCCGGTGCGCCCTTCACGCTGGCGTCCTATCTGGTCGAAGGCGGCCCCAGCCGCAACCACGCCCGCACCAAAGCGATGATGCTGGCCGAGCCGGCCAGCTGGCACGCGCTGATGTCGAAGCTCACCGATCTCACCGTGGAATTCCTGCGCGGCCAGATCGGCGCCGGGGTGGACGCCATCCAGCTGTTCGACTCGTGGGCGGGAACGTTGTCGCTGGCCGATTACCGCCAATACGTGCTGCCGCACAGCAGCCGGGTGTTCGCGGCCCTGGCCGAATACGGCTTGCCGATGACCCATTTCGGGGTCGGGACGGCGGAATTGCTGGGCGCGATGGGCGAAGCGGGCCCGACGGTCGTCGGCGTCGATTGGCGCACCTCGCTCACCGACGCCGCGGCCAGGGTGCGGTCCGGCACGGCGCTGCAGGGCAACCTCGATCCGGTGGTGTTGCTGGCGGGCTGGCCGGTGGTGGAACGCGCGGCGCGCGCCGTCGTCGACGATGGCCGTCGCGCCGTCGACGCCGGGGCCGGGGGCCATGTCTTCAATCTGGGCCACGGAGTGCTGCCCGAGACCGACCCCGGCGTGCTGACCGACGTGGTGTCGTTGGTCCATTCGCTATGACCTCGCGGTCGTATTGTGTTGTGGGCGGCGGAATTTCCGGCCTGACCGCGGCCTACCGGCTGCGGATGGCGGCGGGGGACGACGCGAACATCACGCTGTTCGATCCGGGCCAGCGCCTCGGCGGGATCTTGCGCACCGAGCAGCTCGGCGGGCGGCCGGTGGACCTGGGCGCCGAGGCGTTCGTGCTGCGCCGGCCCGAGGTGCCCGAACTGCTGGCCGAGCTGGGCCTGTCCGATCGTCAGATCGGCACCACCGGTGCCCGGCCGTTGATCTACAGCCAGCGACGGCTGCACCCGCTGCCGGCGGGCACGGTCGTCGGGATTCCATCGTCGGCGGCCTCGGTGGCCGGACTGGTCGACGACGCCACCGTCGCGCGCATCGACGCCGAACCGGGCCGGCCGCTGGACTGGCGGCCCGGAAGCGACCCGGCCGCAGCGGAATTGGTGGGCGACCGGTTCGGCGAGCAAACCGTCGCGCGATCCGTCGACCCGCTGCTGAGCGGGGTGTACGCCGGCTCGGCGGCCACGATTGGGCTGCGCGCCGCGGCCCCCAGCGTGGCGGCGGCATTGGATCGTGGCGCCACCAGCTTGACCGACGCGGTACGGCAGGGGTTGCCGCCGGCCACGGGGGCGCCGGTGTTCGGTGCGCTGGACGGCGGCTATCAGGTGCTGCTCGACGAGCTGGTCGCGCGCGCCCGGCCGCGGTGGGTTCGCGCCGCGGTGGACCGGCTCGAGCGTGGCGGACCGGGCTGGACGCTGCGCGATGACGCCGGGGCGGTCTGGAATGCCGACGCCGTGATCCTGGCGATCCCCGCGCCGCGGCTGGCGCGCTTGATCTTTGGCGTGGCACCGCAGACGGTCGCCGCCGCGCGCCGCATCACGAGCGCATCGGCGGCGGTGGTGGCGCTCGCCGTGCCCGGCGATACCGCGTTCCCGGAGTGCTCGGGTGTGCTGGCCGCCAGCGGTGAGCAGTTGCGGGGCAAGGCGATCACCCTGTCGTCGCGGAAATGGGGCATCCCGGGTGACCTGCAATTCCTTCGGGTGTCGTTCGGGCGATTCGGCGACCACCTGGCCGCCGCCGCCTCCGACGAGGAGCTGCTGGCCTGGGCGGTCGACGACCTGGCCACCGTGTTCGGGCTGGCCGTCGAGCCGGTGGATGCCCGCGTGCAGCGGTGGATCGAGGCGATGCCGCAGTACGGGCCGGGTCACGCCGAGGTGGTCGCGCAGCTGCGCGACGGGCTGCCGGAGACGTTGGCCGTGGCGGGCAGCTATCTGGACGGAATCGGTGTGCCCGCCTGCATCGGTGCGGCCGGCAAGGCCGTCGAGCGTGTGATCAGGGCCACCGAGGCCGCCAACCCGGAAGTGGCACGATAGGTCTCATGGCCAAGATCGACTTTGACGCCCTGAACTCCACGATTCGCTATCTGATGTTCTCGGTCTACTCGGTGGAGCCCGGCGAGCTCGGCGAGCAGCGCGAAGCCGTAATCGACGACGCGACGCGGTTTTTCAAGCAGCAGGAGGAACGCGGTGTCGTGGTGCGCGGCCTCTACGACGTCGCCGGTTTGCGGGCCGACGCCGACTTCATGATCTGGACGCACGCCGAGCGCGTCGAGGCGCTGCAAGCCACCTACGCCGATTTCCGCCGCACCACCACCCTGGGCCAGGTCAGCGCGCCGGTGTGGAGCAGTGTGGCGCTGCACCGGCCGGCGGAGTTCAACAAGAGCCACATCCCGGCGTTCCTGGCCGGCGAGGAGCCCGGCGCCTACATCTGCGTGTATCCCTTCGTGCGGTCCTACGAGTGGTACCTGCTGCCCGACGAGGAGCGTCGCCGCATGCTGGCCGAACACGGCATGGCCGCACGCGAGTACAAGGACGTCCGCGCCAACACCGTTCCGGCGTTCGCGCTCGGTGACTACGAATGGATCCTGGCCTTCGAGGCGCCCGAGCTGCACCGCATCGTCGACCTGATGCGCGAATTGCGCGCCACCGACGCGCGCCGGCACACCCGCGAGGAGACGCCGTTCTTCACCGGGCCGCGGGTGCCCATCGAGCAGCTGGTGAACGCCCTGCCCTGACCGGCGATCCACAAGCGAAGGGGGAGATATGACAACCGATTTCGACCCGAACGATCCCACCCGTTTCGAAGAGATGTACCGCGACGAGCGAACCTCGCACGGCCTGCCCACCGCCACACCGTGGGACATCGGCGGCCCGCAGCCGGTGGTCCAGCAGCTGGTCGCGCTGGGCGCGATCAAGGGTGAGGTGCTCGACCCAGGAACAGGCCCCGGCCATCACGCGATCTACTACGCGTCCAAGGGCTACTCGGCGACCGGCATCGACGGGTCGGCAGCCGCCCTGGAGCGGGCCCGCGAAAACGCCCGAAAGGCCGGCGTAACAGTCAATTTCGAGCTGGCCGACGCCACCAAGCTGGAAGGCCTGGAGAACCGGTTCGACACCGTGGTCGACTGCGCCTTCTATCACACCTTCAGCAGCGAGCCCGAGCTTGCGCAGTCGTACGCGCACGCGCTGCGGCGGGCCACCAAACCGGGCGCGCGGCTCTACATGTTCGAGTTCGGCGCGCACGACGTCAACGGGTTCACGATGATGCGGTCGTTGTCCGAGAAGGACTTTCGTGATGTGCTTCCGGCCGGCGGCTGGGAGA
It encodes the following:
- the hemQ gene encoding hydrogen peroxide-dependent heme synthase, producing the protein MAKIDFDALNSTIRYLMFSVYSVEPGELGEQREAVIDDATRFFKQQEERGVVVRGLYDVAGLRADADFMIWTHAERVEALQATYADFRRTTTLGQVSAPVWSSVALHRPAEFNKSHIPAFLAGEEPGAYICVYPFVRSYEWYLLPDEERRRMLAEHGMAAREYKDVRANTVPAFALGDYEWILAFEAPELHRIVDLMRELRATDARRHTREETPFFTGPRVPIEQLVNALP
- the hemE gene encoding uroporphyrinogen decarboxylase — translated: MSTRRDLPESPYLAAVTGRKPGRVPVWFMRQAGRSLPEYRALRQQHSMLAACFEPEVVCEITLQPIRRHDVDAAILFSDIVVPLRAAGIDLDIVPDVGPVIAHPIRTDADIEAMKPLEPQAIQPVCRAVSLLVDALGAVPLIGFAGAPFTLASYLVEGGPSRNHARTKAMMLAEPASWHALMSKLTDLTVEFLRGQIGAGVDAIQLFDSWAGTLSLADYRQYVLPHSSRVFAALAEYGLPMTHFGVGTAELLGAMGEAGPTVVGVDWRTSLTDAAARVRSGTALQGNLDPVVLLAGWPVVERAARAVVDDGRRAVDAGAGGHVFNLGHGVLPETDPGVLTDVVSLVHSL
- a CDS encoding enoyl-CoA hydratase/isomerase family protein, whose product is MSVNYDEFPSLRFEHGENGVLTVVLDAPGLNSVGPQMHRDLADVWPAINRDPAVRAVLIRGEGKAFSSGGSFDLISETIGDYEGRLRIMREARDLVLNIVNFDKPMVSAIRGPAVGAGLVVALLSDISVAGRTAKIIDGHTKLGVAAGDHAAICWPLLVGMAKAKYYLLTCDTLLGEEAERIGLVSLCVDDDDVLSRAVGIANDLAQGAQNAIRWTKHSLNYWYRMFAPAFETSLGLEFLSFSGPDVQEGLAAHREKRPARFNG
- a CDS encoding DUF3000 domain-containing protein, translated to MTRAYDDAERERCGGTARLRETGVAPVTSVEPGPFREAVAAMNAVNTRPEIELGPIRPPQRLAPFSYALGAEVKHPDLEIVPERSEGDAFGRLILLYDPDGADAWDGTTRLVAYIQADLDSSEAVDPLLPEVAWSWLVDALEARTDQVTALGGTVTATTSVRYGDISGPPRAHQLELRASWTATTPAIGAHVEAFCEVLEHAAGLPPAGVTDLSSRSRA
- a CDS encoding protoporphyrinogen oxidase, whose translation is MTSRSYCVVGGGISGLTAAYRLRMAAGDDANITLFDPGQRLGGILRTEQLGGRPVDLGAEAFVLRRPEVPELLAELGLSDRQIGTTGARPLIYSQRRLHPLPAGTVVGIPSSAASVAGLVDDATVARIDAEPGRPLDWRPGSDPAAAELVGDRFGEQTVARSVDPLLSGVYAGSAATIGLRAAAPSVAAALDRGATSLTDAVRQGLPPATGAPVFGALDGGYQVLLDELVARARPRWVRAAVDRLERGGPGWTLRDDAGAVWNADAVILAIPAPRLARLIFGVAPQTVAAARRITSASAAVVALAVPGDTAFPECSGVLAASGEQLRGKAITLSSRKWGIPGDLQFLRVSFGRFGDHLAAAASDEELLAWAVDDLATVFGLAVEPVDARVQRWIEAMPQYGPGHAEVVAQLRDGLPETLAVAGSYLDGIGVPACIGAAGKAVERVIRATEAANPEVAR
- a CDS encoding class I SAM-dependent methyltransferase — encoded protein: MTTDFDPNDPTRFEEMYRDERTSHGLPTATPWDIGGPQPVVQQLVALGAIKGEVLDPGTGPGHHAIYYASKGYSATGIDGSAAALERARENARKAGVTVNFELADATKLEGLENRFDTVVDCAFYHTFSSEPELAQSYAHALRRATKPGARLYMFEFGAHDVNGFTMMRSLSEKDFRDVLPAGGWEITYLGTTTYQVNVSAESIEMMAKRNPDMAEHAEDMLKRYRAMEPWLKGGRVHAPFWEVHATRLD